The following is a genomic window from Dermatophilaceae bacterium Soc4.6.
GCGGCTCGGCCGGCGGCCTGCTCATGGGAGTCGTGGCCAACACGGCTCCCGACCGCTTCGCGCTGATCCACCTGCAGGTGCCCTTCGTCGACGCGCTCACGACGATCCTCGACCCCAGCCTGCCGCTGACGGTGGGGGAGTGGGAGGAGTGGGGCAACCCCGTCGACGACCCGCAGGTGTATGCCCGGATGCGCGCCTACACGCCCTACGAGAACCTCCGCGCCCAGGACTATCCCAGCGTGCTCGTCACCACGAGCATCAACGACACGCGGGTCTTCGTCACCGAGCCGGCCAAGTGGGTGGCCCGTCTGCGAGACCGCTCGACCAGCGACCCCGCGGTCGCACCGGTGCTCTTCCGCACCGAGCTGACCGCAGGCCACGCGGGCCTGTCGGGACGTTACGACGCCTGGCGGCAGCTCGCGTGGGAGTGGGCGGTCGTGATCGACCGCTGCACCGGCTGAGCCGGTGGTCCTGACGCCGGCCGCCGTCCCCGCCGCGACCCTGGTCGACGTCTCGGGGGTCTCGGGCTACGTGCGGCTGGTGGCCGTCGTGGCCGTGCTGGCCGGGCTCGCCGCGCTCGTCAGCCACCTGGGCCGGCTGCAGCCGGCCCGCACGGACCTGAGCGCGGCCCTGCGCGCGACCGTGCAGCTCGGGGCGGTCGGTCTGCTGATCACCGTCGTGCTCAGGTCGTGGTGGCTGACCGCGGCGTTCGTCGCCCTCATGCTCACCGTGGCCTCGGTGACCTCGGGTCGCCGCCTCGTGCCGCACGGTCGCTGGTGGGTCGCCGCGGTGCCGGTGTGGGCGGCGGCCGTGCCGGTGGGCCTGGCGCTGATGGCCTCCGGCCTCATCCCGCTGGCCGAGGTGTCGGTGGTGCCCGTCCTCGGCATCCTCGTCGGCAACGCGATGACGGCGACGACCCTCGCGGGTCGTCGCACCCTCGACGCCCTCTCGGGTCGGCGCGGTGAGGTGGAGGCGGCCCTGTCCATCGGCTTCGGGACCCGCGACGCCCGCGTCCTGGTCGCGCGCGACGACGCGGCCCTCGCCCTGCTGCCCGGCCTCGACCAGACGCGCACCGTCGGGATCGTCACGCTGCCGGGTGCCTTCGTCGGGGTCCTGCTCGGCGGGGCGACCCCGCTGCAGGCGGCCGCGGTCCAGCTCGTCGTCCTGGCCGCCCTGCTGCTCGTGCAGTCGGTGGCGGTGCTGATCACCCTCGAGCTGTGCGCCCGCGACGTCCTGCGCTGACCGCCCCCGTGCCTGGACCGGCGCAGGGGTAGCGTCGCAGCCATGAGCCTCTACATCTCGACAAACCCCACCACCGGCGAGACCCTCGCCGAGTTCGACACCCTCGACGACGCCGGCGTCGAGCAGGCGCTCGCCGCCGCACACACCGGCTACGAGGCCTGGCGTGCCGTGCCCGTCGCCGAGCGGGCGGCTGTGCTGAGCGCCATCTCGCAGGCCTACACCGACCGCGCCGAGGAGCTCGCGACGCTCATGGCGCGCGAGATGGGCAAGCCCCTGCGCGAGGCGCTGGGCGAGCTCCAGCTGTGCTCGATGATCTGGGCCTGGTACGCCGAGCACGGACCCGGGCTGCTCGACGACGAGACCCTCCAGGTGCCCGGCGCCGACAGCACCGTGGTGCGCCGCACCCCCGTCGGCGCGATCCTCGGGATCATGCCGTGGAACTTCCCCCACTACCAGGTGGCCCGCTTCGCCGCCCCGAACCTCATGCTGGGCAACGCGATCCTGCTCAAGCACGCGCCCATCACCCCCCAGTCGGCTCTCGTCATGCAGGAGATCTTCCTCGCCGCCGGCGTGCCTCAGGAGGCCTACCAGAACGTCTTCGCGAGCAACGAGCAGGCGGCGACGATGATCGCCGACCCCCGGGTGCAGGGCGTCTCCCTCACCGGCAGCGAGCGTGCCGGTGCGGCCGTCGCCGAGGTGGCCGGTCGCAAC
Proteins encoded in this region:
- a CDS encoding ABC transporter permease, whose translation is MVLTPAAVPAATLVDVSGVSGYVRLVAVVAVLAGLAALVSHLGRLQPARTDLSAALRATVQLGAVGLLITVVLRSWWLTAAFVALMLTVASVTSGRRLVPHGRWWVAAVPVWAAAVPVGLALMASGLIPLAEVSVVPVLGILVGNAMTATTLAGRRTLDALSGRRGEVEAALSIGFGTRDARVLVARDDAALALLPGLDQTRTVGIVTLPGAFVGVLLGGATPLQAAAVQLVVLAALLLVQSVAVLITLELCARDVLR